The DNA sequence TGAATTCTGGGCCATTCACGATCACCTCAAAGCCCATGGAGAACAGCTCCAAAACCTCCTCGGCTGAGCCCGTCTCCTCGGCGCTGCCGTACATGGACGTGAAACCCGTCGGTGCGGCAGATTTTTACACAGCGGTGAATGCCACGTTTCGTTTTATCGAACGAAAACTCGGCCCGGCAGGATTGCGGCGCTATTGGTTAGACCTGGGGCGTCATTATTACGCTCCCGTGACGCAACGTTGGTTAACAGGCGGTCTCGCTTCCGTGGCCTCACATTGGCGTGCTTTTTTTACCGCCGAGCCTGGAGCTGAGGTGGAAGTCCACGAAACAGATCAGGAAGTGGTGGTCGAAGTTCGGACCTGTCCGGCCATCCGTTTTCTGAGGGAGCATGGACGGGAAATCGTGCCGTGCTTTTGCCAGCACTGCTACCACGTCAACACTGCCATGGGAGAGGCTGCGGGCATCGAAATGCGTCTCAGCGGGGGAAATGGCCGCTGCACCCAGCGCTTTGCCAAAATAGGATATTTTCCTGAAGCCCAGAAAGCGGAAGACATCGCGACGGCAGGCTAATCTCCCGCCGCCGCGACACGGGAGAAGATTACTTCAGCTCCTTGATGCGCAGGTTGCGGAACTTATAAGTCGCGCCCTTTTCACCGTGATGCTGGATGGCGATGACGCCGCTAGCATCGGTGGAGTCTTCAACATCCGTGGTGACCACGCCATTGACCTCGATCTTCAACTTGTTGCCCTTGCAGGTGATGCGGTAGGTATTCCAGTCGTTGCGCTTGAAGGCATCTCCGGCGCGGGCGCGGAAGGCTTCTTCGCTTTCTTTATTGCCCTTGATCGGGCTGATGAACCACATGCGGCGGCCCTCGTCATAGAGTCCACCGGACCACTTACGCTTAGGGTCGCCATCCACTTCGGCCTGGTAACCAAACACTTTGTTCGGCTGCACATGAGCGCGGAACATGAAGCCGCTATTGGCCTGACCTTCCGGCAGGAGGATGTCACCTTCAAAAATGAAGTCGCTGTAGGTCTTCTCCGTGACGACGAAGAATTTCTTCTCTCCCGTGAGGTGGATCTCCCCATTCACGACCTCAATGTTGCCCCACTGATAAGCATTGCGCCAGCCGGTCATGGTCTTGCCATCAAACAGCGGGACAAAACCGTCTTCAGCGGCGACGGAGAAGGTGAAGGAACCCAAAAGGGCAGCGAGGAGGAGAAAGCGTCTTTTCATGGTAGGACTGGGATTATGGACCTTCCCGCCGCTCATGCAAAGAACGGATGTATTCATTATCTGGGATGGGTTTTGCAGGCCGTTCGGGTGTATCCAGCATTTCCTGAACCCGCTCCTGACTGCCGGCGATCAACTCGCGGATGATTTGAGCCTCAGGCAGATTCTTCCAGTATTTCTGGGGCATCTCTGACTGCATCGCCTGCACTTTCAAACGCGCTGGGTTGAAGATGCTGCGATAGTAAGTGCGCCACAGATCATCATGCGCATCCGAGGCCGGGGCCTGACTGCGATCCATCCCTGGGGTGAAAAACAGCCGCTCACCATCCCAATGCGCACATTCATCTGGCGTGAGGATGGACCAATCCATGCCCGCGAAACGTTTTTCAAAAAACGGGATGGCCAACCGAACGATGCGGTAAGTGGGCTCAAACCAGGCCACAAACTGCTCCCGCCCCGTCTGTTCATCCTGACCAATAAGGCGGAAGCGAACAAAGGCATGCATCTTATGAATGTCTCGCCCGATGGCCTTGGCCCAGACCTGACACAGGCGCGTATCAGGATCACTAGGCAGGTGCAGCAGATGCCTCTCTCCACCCAGAGTCAGACGGAATAACAAACGATACAGAATGGCCCAGCGTCTCTCATCAGTATGAGCACACACACTGGCAGCCAGAGATAAAAAATCTGGCGGAACCTTGATTTCCATCGGCACAGCGGTGGCATAAGTTCCAGGGGCTTCTTCCAGCAGTAAACCTGCCCCCTCATTCACATCTCCCCAAGTCACCTGCTCTGGCCGCACCCCCTGCCTCAGCAGCTCACGCGCCTTGCTTCGCCAGGCGGTGAAAGTGGGCTGGATGGAAGCGGTGATCATGAGTCAAAAGACAACCCATTGATTTTTAGGTCGTCACTAGAATAACGCCTGAAAGTTATTCACTGAATGCCTCTTTCGAGCTAATAAACTGAGCAATGAACTCTTCTGGAGAAATGGGCTGCGGTTTGTATCCGCTGCCGATCAAAGGTCGAAAATGAGCATCATTCGTCACGATAAAATCGGCATGAACGGTAATGGCACAATCCGCAAATTTATCATCATCCCGGTCTGCTGAGATAGTGCGAAAGAAAAAGGAAGGGGAAACTTGCTGTATATTTCCGACATATGAAGCGGCAAGATTGAACAACCGTTCCAACGATTGCCAGCGTGCCTGGCCAGATTGTCGAATCACTACCTCCTGATATTCCAGAAGAATGTCCGTGGAAACGGCCCAGATAAATCTGCCTCGATACCAAGCATTCAAAATGCAGGCGAAAGAGTGATCGGGATTGAGGGCCTGAAGAACCACATTTGTATCCAACACGGCGATCATGCAACGTGCTGCTGAAGGTCTCTGCGCACTTCACTGATGACCTCATCCAAATGCTCATATTGCCCTGAAGCCCAATCTTGCGAGAACCCTTCACGCACTTCTTTCCAAAGACGATCCATTTCCAGGCGCGCAAGAAGCCGTTCAACCAACTCCAACTCTTCTGCGGGGAGTTGATCTATCAACTTGTGCAGTTGAGGGCGTTTTTGCTCAGATACTGAAGTGACCAGATCACTCATGATTTAAATATACTTCTTCAATCCCCGTGTGAAACCCAATTTTTGATAAGGCCATAGGGAGTACCCGCATCACGCCCCAGGTGCCTTGGGCAAAGGCCACTCATGCGAATACACGGTGGGGTCTTCGATCCCGGCGAGGATGAAGGCTTCCCGGCGCTCCACGCAGGTGCCGCAGACGCCGCATTGCAGGTCTTCGCCTTTGTAGCAGCTCCAGGTTTTACCCAGGTCCACGCCGAGCTGATGCCCCAGTTTGGTGATGGATGTTTTATCCATGTCAATGAAAGGGCGCAGCAACTCCGTGCGAGCGTAAGTGCCTTCCCGCATGGCATCGCCAATGGCTTTCATGAAGGGCTCGCGACAGTCTGGGTAAATGGCGTGATCCCCTGAATGCGCCGCGATGACGAGGGCATCCACCTTGCGAGATTCCGCGATGCCGCAGGCGATGGCTAGCATGATGCCATTGCGGAAGGGAACCACGGTGCGTTTCATGTTTTCATCCGCGTAATGACCTTCAGGAATCTCACCACCGCTTTTGAGTAGATCCGACTCAAAGAGGTCATTCACAAAAGGCAGGGACACCGTGTCATGCGGGATGCCCATCTGGCGGCAATGCCAGATGGCAAGGGTGATCTCCTTGTCGTTATGCTTAGACCCGTAGTTAAAGCTCACCGCGCCTACCACTTCGTGATGCTGGCGCGCCCAGTAAAGCGCAACGGTGGAGTCTAGACCGCCGCTCAGAAGGATGATGGCTTTAGACATACGCAGAGAAAATCAATGGGCTGTGCTCAGAGATGCCGCGGGCCATTCCAAGGGCACATCGCGTGTGGGATGCCGGGCCTCACAGGTGAGCTGGATGCCTCCACGTGGGACG is a window from the Prosthecobacter dejongeii genome containing:
- a CDS encoding putative toxin-antitoxin system toxin component, PIN family, coding for MIAVLDTNVVLQALNPDHSFACILNAWYRGRFIWAVSTDILLEYQEVVIRQSGQARWQSLERLFNLAASYVGNIQQVSPSFFFRTISADRDDDKFADCAITVHADFIVTNDAHFRPLIGSGYKPQPISPEEFIAQFISSKEAFSE
- a CDS encoding TIGR03915 family putative DNA repair protein, translated to MITASIQPTFTAWRSKARELLRQGVRPEQVTWGDVNEGAGLLLEEAPGTYATAVPMEIKVPPDFLSLAASVCAHTDERRWAILYRLLFRLTLGGERHLLHLPSDPDTRLCQVWAKAIGRDIHKMHAFVRFRLIGQDEQTGREQFVAWFEPTYRIVRLAIPFFEKRFAGMDWSILTPDECAHWDGERLFFTPGMDRSQAPASDAHDDLWRTYYRSIFNPARLKVQAMQSEMPQKYWKNLPEAQIIRELIAGSQERVQEMLDTPERPAKPIPDNEYIRSLHERREGP
- the queC gene encoding 7-cyano-7-deazaguanine synthase QueC; this translates as MSKAIILLSGGLDSTVALYWARQHHEVVGAVSFNYGSKHNDKEITLAIWHCRQMGIPHDTVSLPFVNDLFESDLLKSGGEIPEGHYADENMKRTVVPFRNGIMLAIACGIAESRKVDALVIAAHSGDHAIYPDCREPFMKAIGDAMREGTYARTELLRPFIDMDKTSITKLGHQLGVDLGKTWSCYKGEDLQCGVCGTCVERREAFILAGIEDPTVYSHEWPLPKAPGA
- a CDS encoding 3-keto-disaccharide hydrolase, with product MKRRFLLLAALLGSFTFSVAAEDGFVPLFDGKTMTGWRNAYQWGNIEVVNGEIHLTGEKKFFVVTEKTYSDFIFEGDILLPEGQANSGFMFRAHVQPNKVFGYQAEVDGDPKRKWSGGLYDEGRRMWFISPIKGNKESEEAFRARAGDAFKRNDWNTYRITCKGNKLKIEVNGVVTTDVEDSTDASGVIAIQHHGEKGATYKFRNLRIKELK